One genomic region from Desulfuromonas sp. encodes:
- the hypC gene encoding HypC/HybG/HupF family hydrogenase formation chaperone, which produces MCLGIPMQVMKIEDEMAICEIDGVTREASLMMIDDVEVGDYVLIHAGFAIE; this is translated from the coding sequence ATGTGCCTAGGCATACCGATGCAAGTTATGAAGATCGAGGACGAGATGGCCATCTGCGAGATCGACGGTGTCACCCGGGAAGCGAGCCTGATGATGATCGACGACGTCGAGGTCGGTGATTACGTGCTGATTCATGCCGGCTTTGCGATCGAG